Within Enterobacter sp. RHBSTW-00175, the genomic segment TTTGTTTTCCCGCGCCATGGTGGGCTGGTTACGATAGATATGGTCTGAATAAGCGGCAAATAAGGATTGCCACTCTACCGGATTACGCCACTGAGCCAGCGTCATGGCGTGATGTGGATGCGGTTCATCCAGCTTAATGAAATCCAGCAGATGCGCGCGCGTTTCGGCTATTTTCTCGCGAATGGCGTCCGCAAGCGTAACACTCCCCGTGGAGAGACTGGCTCGCCAGAGTATAGGTTCAACGGCTTGTGCGGTACGAGTGGTCATAGCTTTGGATGGAAATCTAAATGATAATGATTGCCAATCCTAACTATAGATAATGCCGATCGCAAGACTTTTGTCCGGGATGTGCGACAGCGGGCTTAAGACGTTTGCAGCTCTTCGCTGTACAGGATGTTGTTGCGTCCCATATGCTTGGCTTCATATAGCGCTTTATCCGCTTTTCCCAGCGCCCCTTCGACGTCTTCACCCTCAAAAATGGCAATACCAATACTGATGGTGACATTGGTTGCCACGCTTTCATTGAACATATGCGGGATTTTTAAATCGTACACTTTTTGGCGGATCCGCTCAGCCGTCAGGCGAGCATTTTCAAGTGAGATGTTGGTCAGCAGTACCATAAACTCTTCGCCTCCAAAGCGCGCAACGATGTCGCGCGAGCGCACCGCATCACGGATCGCCGCAGAGACGCGGATCAGCGCCTGATCGCCCATCATATGACCGTAGTGGTCGTTGTAAGCCTTGAAGTGGTCGATATCCAGCAGCAGAACAAAATGTTCACCATTATCCACCGTTGGCAGGTTATCCAGCCTGGTTTGCAGTCCACGTCGGTTATACAGGCCGGTGAGCGGGTCCACCATGGTGAGATCGGTAAGGGTTTCTCGCTCTTCCAGCAAGCGGGTAAGCAACTCCTGGGCGAAATTGTCATTACGTCTTTGTAAAACGTGATGAATACCAATAGCCACCATCGGCAGGGCAAAGGAGTAGGCCATACGCAGCCAGCTGTCATGATTGCTTAACCACAGGCAGACGACAAAAGTTGGTAACGAGTGCAATGTAAATGCTTTGATATTACTGACAAATGCCAGCGAACCAATAAAGAGCACCGTTAATAATGCCATGACCAGATAGGTGCCCTGATCGTGCGTAAGCAACGAAAATTTAGCGGTGATTTGCCAGGCCCATAAAAGACCAAAGATCGCTGAAACAACAGGAATATTTACTTTTCGTTTTTTATTTTTCCAGTGCCAGGCAAGTAAACCGACGCTTAACGCAAAAATAGCGATCAAGGGGATGGAGAACAGGCGCACGGAATAGAGTGGGTTTGTTACCGAGAACAGTGCAGACGCAGCATTCAAAGATAAAAACAAACGTAAAGATAATTGATATTTCTTGTTGACCAAAGAACGCCAGGATTGTGATGTCATATTAGTGCGTTTATTAAAATTATTTAATTAAAACAAGCGAATAGGTGTTGGTTTGGAATTTTGAATGCAAAAATTTCGAATTGTAATTATTAGAAAACGGTAAAGACAGTTAACAGGTGAGCAATTTATCACCTTAGACATTTCCTGTCATTATGGGAAAGGTAAAGGTCGATGAATTCTTATTCCGCGCACTGACAAATGATAATTACTATCATATGATATTGGTTATCATTATTGGTGTGAGAGAACTAACCATGTTGAGTAAAGCGCTGGGAAGTGCCTGGGGTGTGTTGTTGCCTGGGATGATCATTGGCGGTCTGATGTTTGCCGATCTCTCTGTCGACATCTGGAAACTGATTATTGTGTCAGGGTTACTGATGACATCGGCGATGATCTGGCATAAGCAATTGCGGCACTATGTGTTGTTGCCATCGTGCGTTGCATTGGTCAGTGGAATATTGGTAATACTGATGAGTTTGAAATAAAAAAACGGAAGGAACATCAGAGGGATAATAAGATAATTGGTGCGAGGGGGGGGACTCGAACCCCCACATCCTAAGGACACTAACACCTGAAGCTAGCGCGTCTACCAATTCCGCCACCTTCGCACAGTCATCTTACTTTTTTTTGATATCGCCTCGTTGGTGCGAGGGGGGGGACTCGAACCCCCACATCCTAAGGACACTAACACCTGAAGCTAGCGCGTCTACCAATTCCGCCACCTTCGCCCAGTGCGAGCAATATCAATGTGATTTATGGTGCGAGGGGGGGGACTCGAACCCCCACATCCTAAGGACACTAACACCTGAAGCTAGCGCGTCTACCAATTCCGCCACCTTCGCATACCATCGATACTATAAAAGTATCGTAACCACGGAGGCGCATTCTAGATGTTTTCAGCTTTTCGTCAACAGAAAAGTGCGCGCTATACCTTGATTGATGTAAAAATGGTCGGAACAGAGACGTCTGTTTGCCGGAAGGCGCTGACGCTTATCCGGCAAACAGATTCGGGAATTACTTTTTAGCCTGACGCGTCATCACGGTGCGGTACACCTTAAAGCGCCCGGTCTGGGCAATCACTTCGTGGAAGCCGAAGGTTTCATCCAGCACTTTCGGATACGCCAGGAAGGCGTTGGCGACGATACGCAGTTCACCGCCGCTGTTAAGGTGACGTACTGCACCGCGGATCAGGGTTTGCGCCGCTTCAAGGCTGGTTTCCATCCCGTCGTGGAACGGCGGGTTAGAGATAATCATGTCAAAGCGACCGGTCACGTCAGAGAAGACGTTGCTGGCGATCACTTCACCTTCAAAACCGTTTGCGGCAAGCGTTGCGCGGCTAGCTTCAACCGCTGGCGCGCTGACATCACATAAGGTTAAGCGTACTTTTGGTGAATGACTGGCAAGCACTGTTGCCAGCACGCCCGCGCCACAGCCCACATCGAGCACTTTGCCTTTGGTATGCGGTGTCAGGGTGGAGAGCAGCAGTTTGCTGCCTACGTCCAGATAGTCGCGGCTGAAAACGCCAGGCAGGGTTTTGATGGTCAAATCATCAAGCTGATATTCGCCCCAGAATTTATCTGCATCAAACGATGGCTGTTTTTCCAGGCGACCGTGGTACAGGCCACAGCGACGGGCGCTGTCGATTTTGTTCAGCGGCGCGTACTCTTCCAGCATCTGTTCGGCACTGCGAACGCCGCTACGGTTTTCACCCACCACGAAGATATCGCATCCCACCGGCAGCAGGGAGAGCAGGTTCATCAGCTGGAATTGCGCTTCAGGTTTGTTTTTCGGCCAGTAGTAAATCAGCGTGTCGCAATCGGCAACGTCGCTTTGCTCTGCCACCAGGCTAAAGCGCGCGCGCTCGCCCATCTGGCGGCTCAGCACCTGCCAGTGGTGGTAATACTGGGTGTGGGCACGGCTTTCAGCACAGTCGAAACGCGCAGGCAGGTCATCCTGCATATCTCCGGCAAAAAGAATACGGCTTTCTTCGAAATCATCACTGTGACGCAGCAAGACTTCACTTGCCGGGGTAAATGCAGACATGAATTGTTCCTCAATAAACTCAGGCGGGGATTATAGTAGGTAGATGGCGCACTTTCGACACATTTGCTATATTTGCGCGCCTGAGAGACAGGAGCTTTCCCTATGACATCCCGACGAGACTGGCAGTTGCAGCAGCTGGGTATTACCCAGTGGGCCTTGCGTCGCCCGACGGCGTTGCAGGGTGAAATTGCCATTGCCATTCCTGCGCATGTTCGCCTGGTGATGGTGGCGGAGGCGCTGCCTGCCCTGAATGAAGCCCTTATTGGCGATGTCCTTCTTAGCCTGAAGCTCACGCCCGATCAGGTATTACAGCTGACGCCAGAACGGGTCGCGATGCTGCCTCCTGATAGCCGCTGTAACAGCTGGCGGATGGGAGAGGTGGACGAACTCGCCCTTGAGGGAAGCCAGATAAGCTCTCCCGTGCTGGAAGAGCTAAAAGCAAACCCAAAAGCGCGCAGCGCGCTGTGGCAACAAATCTGCAAATATGAACACGATTTCTTCCCTCACGACGCCTGATCTGACGACAGCGTTCGCGATTGAAACACGCGCCCATGCGTTTCCGTGGAGCGAAAAAACATTCGCCAGCAATCAGGGCGACCGCTATCTGAACTACCGCCTGGATGTCGATGGCACGATGGCGGCATTCGCCATCACTCAGGTCGTGCTGGATGAAGCAACGCTGTTTAACATCGCGGTCGACCCGGCGTTTCAGCGCCGAGGCCTGGGAAGGGAGCTGCTGGAGTATTTAATTCGCGAGCTTGAAACCCGTGACGTTTTCACCCTGTGGCTGGAAGTACGCGCATCAAATGTCGCCGCCATCGCACTCTACGAAAGCTTAGGCTTTAACGAGGCGACAATCCGCCGTAACTACTACCCCACCGCAGAGGGACGTGAAGACGCCATCATCATGGCTCTGCCGCTTGGATAACGAAAATAAGGTTGTAACGATGAAATGGGACTGGATTTTCTTTGATGCCGACGAAACGCTGTTTACGTTTGACTCGTTCGGTGGCCTACAGCGGATGTTTCTGGATTATAGCGTTACCTTCACCGCTGAAGATTTTCAGGACTATCAGGCGGTTAATAAACCGCTGTGGGTGGATTACCAGAACGGTACTATCACCGCGTTGCAGCTGCAACATCAGCGCTTTGATGTGTGGGCAGAGCGCCTGAAGGTGAGTCCTGGCTCGCTGAATGATGCCTTCCTGAATGCGATGGCCGATATCTGCGCGCCGCTGCCGGGTGCGGTTTCCCTGCTGGACTCCCTGAAAGGTAAGGCGAAACTGGGTATTATTACCAACGGATTTACCGCCTTACAGCAGATCCGTCTTGAACGTACCGGCCTGCGCGATCATTTCGATGCGCTGGTGATTTCCGAAGAAGTGGGCGTACCAAAACCCGATCCGCGTATTTTCGATTACGCGCTGGCGCAGGCAGGCAATCCTGAGCGCGAACGCGTGCTGATGGTAGGGGACACCGCCGAGTCGGATATTCTGGGTGGCATGAACTCGGGCTTGTCGACCGTCTGGCTGAATGCGCACGGTCGCGTGCAGCCTGAAGGTATCCAACCGACCTGGACCGTCTCGTCATTGAACGAACTGGAGCAACTCCTGTGTAAACAATGATTGCCTGCCCCCTATTGATGGGTAAAATAGCCGCAATTTTGTATTCCATGATGCGTGGCGTGCTGCCGCGCTTATAAAAGAAGATTTGATTATGACGTTGTCTCCTTATCTGCAAGAGGTGGCCAAGCGCCGCACTTTTGCCATTATCTCTCACCCGGATGCCGGTAAAACGACCATCACCGAAAAGGTGCTGCTGTTCGGACAGGCTATTCAGACTGCCGGTACGGTTAAAGGCCGTGGCTCCAGCCAGCATGCAAAATCTGACTGGATGGAGATGGAAAAGCAGCGTGGTATTTCGATTACCACCTCCGTGATGCAGTTCCCGTATCACGATTGCCTGGTGAACCTGCTGGACACCCCGGGCCACGAAGACTTCTCCGAAGATACCTATCGTACGCTGACGGCGGTTGACTGCTGTCTGATGGTTATCGATGCCGCAAAAGGTGTAGAAGACCGTACCCGTAAGCTGATGGAAGTTACCCGTCTGCGCGATACGCCGATCCTCACCTTTATGAACAAACTCGACCGTGACATCCGCGATCCGATGGAAGTGATGGATGAAGTGGAAAGCGAGCTGAAGATCGCCTGTGCACCAATTACCTGGCCAATCGGCTGCGGTAAGCTGTTTAAAGGTGTTTACCATCTCTATAAAGATGAGACTTACCTGTATCAGACCGGTAAGGGTCACACCATTCAGGAAGTGCGCGTTGTGAAAGGCCTGGACAACCCAGAGCTGGACGTAGCGGTA encodes:
- a CDS encoding DNA polymerase III subunit psi; protein product: MTSRRDWQLQQLGITQWALRRPTALQGEIAIAIPAHVRLVMVAEALPALNEALIGDVLLSLKLTPDQVLQLTPERVAMLPPDSRCNSWRMGEVDELALEGSQISSPVLEELKANPKARSALWQQICKYEHDFFPHDA
- the yjjG gene encoding pyrimidine 5'-nucleotidase, with product MKWDWIFFDADETLFTFDSFGGLQRMFLDYSVTFTAEDFQDYQAVNKPLWVDYQNGTITALQLQHQRFDVWAERLKVSPGSLNDAFLNAMADICAPLPGAVSLLDSLKGKAKLGIITNGFTALQQIRLERTGLRDHFDALVISEEVGVPKPDPRIFDYALAQAGNPERERVLMVGDTAESDILGGMNSGLSTVWLNAHGRVQPEGIQPTWTVSSLNELEQLLCKQ
- the rsmC gene encoding 16S rRNA (guanine(1207)-N(2))-methyltransferase RsmC — protein: MSAFTPASEVLLRHSDDFEESRILFAGDMQDDLPARFDCAESRAHTQYYHHWQVLSRQMGERARFSLVAEQSDVADCDTLIYYWPKNKPEAQFQLMNLLSLLPVGCDIFVVGENRSGVRSAEQMLEEYAPLNKIDSARRCGLYHGRLEKQPSFDADKFWGEYQLDDLTIKTLPGVFSRDYLDVGSKLLLSTLTPHTKGKVLDVGCGAGVLATVLASHSPKVRLTLCDVSAPAVEASRATLAANGFEGEVIASNVFSDVTGRFDMIISNPPFHDGMETSLEAAQTLIRGAVRHLNSGGELRIVANAFLAYPKVLDETFGFHEVIAQTGRFKVYRTVMTRQAKK
- the rimI gene encoding ribosomal protein S18-alanine N-acetyltransferase — its product is MNTISSLTTPDLTTAFAIETRAHAFPWSEKTFASNQGDRYLNYRLDVDGTMAAFAITQVVLDEATLFNIAVDPAFQRRGLGRELLEYLIRELETRDVFTLWLEVRASNVAAIALYESLGFNEATIRRNYYPTAEGREDAIIMALPLG
- a CDS encoding DUF1435 domain-containing protein; translated protein: MILVIIIGVRELTMLSKALGSAWGVLLPGMIIGGLMFADLSVDIWKLIIVSGLLMTSAMIWHKQLRHYVLLPSCVALVSGILVILMSLK
- a CDS encoding GGDEF domain-containing protein — encoded protein: MTSQSWRSLVNKKYQLSLRLFLSLNAASALFSVTNPLYSVRLFSIPLIAIFALSVGLLAWHWKNKKRKVNIPVVSAIFGLLWAWQITAKFSLLTHDQGTYLVMALLTVLFIGSLAFVSNIKAFTLHSLPTFVVCLWLSNHDSWLRMAYSFALPMVAIGIHHVLQRRNDNFAQELLTRLLEERETLTDLTMVDPLTGLYNRRGLQTRLDNLPTVDNGEHFVLLLDIDHFKAYNDHYGHMMGDQALIRVSAAIRDAVRSRDIVARFGGEEFMVLLTNISLENARLTAERIRQKVYDLKIPHMFNESVATNVTISIGIAIFEGEDVEGALGKADKALYEAKHMGRNNILYSEELQTS